Proteins from a genomic interval of Maniola hyperantus chromosome 1, iAphHyp1.2, whole genome shotgun sequence:
- the LOC117996623 gene encoding peroxisomal N(1)-acetyl-spermine/spermidine oxidase-like, with translation MKILSGYNIVNITKLWPRILTRWKSDKTSALFDCGPDLQDRGLCAVDPCDPEKCYAEPRVVIIGAGMAGLSAAARLGQRGITNLVVLEAYERPGGRIHSCWIGDVVAELGAGVDDPDYCSPHPVYTMSAKERPPRPGLPGVEHSRGLFERVVTGKMSFPSTITAYYKFRQIEEEASKIFCLGGSKQHGSLINFMSLRIQQELHEYPEDQQHDAARIMFGLAHMLSARCGDDTAMLYGDHSGCYMNMPGGDVRVPLGLVASLAPLLRQIPEGAIRYCKPVNCVYWGTCQKSGCRATVCTTDGEEFPADYVISTVSMGVLATNSSKMFCPALPSSKIDAIRCLRFGYVNKIYMEYCQPFWLWNKGDINFKYTSDSLMSRTDWTRGIRSIRAVPNSKHVISAMVVGKEAWIMEGLCDKDVAESVTDLLRASSGNSYIPYPVSLIRSHWVSDPYFRGAYSYDCNCTDGDTQRALACPLPGPGDSIPPILLFAGEATVPGYFATLEGAKISGVREAERVIQLTLRFKGPPLPATQSVKPKNNVKYCEN, from the exons atgaaaattttaagtgGATATAATATTGTTAACATCACAAAGTTATGGCCGAGGATACTAACAAGATG GAAATCCGACAAAACTTCTGCGCTGTTCGATTGCGGTCCTGATCTGCAAGACCGCGGATTATGTGCCGTGGACCCTTGCGATCCTGAAAAATGTTACGCAGAGCCTCGCGTGGTGATCATTGGCGCTGGGATGGCTGGCCTCTCTGCTGCCGCAAGACTCGGGCAGCGTGGTATCACCAATCTCGTCGTTTTAGAGGCCTATGAAAG accTGGAGGCCGTATACACTCCTGTTGGATAGGTGATGTGGTAGCTGAGCTCGGTGCCGGTGTAGATGATCCAGATTACTGCTCCCCGCACCCAGTCTATACAATGTCTGCTAAAGAAAGGCCGCCGCGACCGGGCTTACCAGGAGTGGAACATTCAAGAGGGTTATTCGAAAGAGTTGTAACTGGAAAAATGTCATTTCCATCGACTATTACAGCTTActataaatttcgtcaaattgaGGAAGAAGCTTCCAAAATATTTTGCCTCGGTGGAAGTAAACAGCATGGatctttaataaattttatgagTTTAAGAATTCAACAAGAGTTACACGAATATCCAGAAGATCAACAACACGATGCCGCGCGAATAATGTTTGGGCTGGCTCATATGCTAAGTGCGCGATGTGGAGATGATACCGCTATGTTGTATGGTGACCATTCAGGCTGTTATATGAATATGCCAGGTGGAGACGTGCGTGTTCCACTGGGCTTAGTCGCCAGTCTTGCGCCTTTGTTACGACAGATACCTGAAGGAGCGATTCGCTATTGCAAGCCTGTCAATTGTGTATATTGGGGTACCTGTCAAAAATCAGGATGTCGAGCGACAGTTTGCACTACTGATGGAGAGGAGTTTCCTGCTGATTATGTTATCAGCACAGTTTCTATGGGAGTTCTAGCGACGAATTCTTCGAAAATGTTTTGTCCCGCATTACCCAGTTCAAAAATTGATGCAATCAGATGTCTCCGGTTTGGTTATGTCAATAAAATTTACATGGAGTACTGTCAACCATTTTGGTTGTGGAATAAAGgtgatataaattttaaatataccaGTGACAGTTTAATGAGCCGTACAGATTGGACGCGTGGCATAAGGTCAATACGAGCGGTACCTAACAGTAAGCATGTGATTAGCGCAATGGTTGTTGGTAAAGAGGCTTGGATAATGGAAGGTCTTTGTGATAAAGATGTAGCTGAAAGTGTGACGGATCTTTTAAGAGCATCTTCAGGCAATTCGTATATACCTTATCCAGTATCCTTAATACGATCACATTGGGTATCCGATCCTTACTTTCGTGGCGCTTACTCCTATGATTGTAACTGTACTGATGGTGATACTCAGAGAGCTTTAGCTTGTCCATTGCCAGGACCAGGTGATTCAATACCTCCTATTCTTCTTTTCGCTGGGGAGGCAACAGTTCCAGGTTACTTTGCTACTTTGGAAGGTGCCAAAATCAGTGGAGTGAGAGAAGCAGAACGAGTTATACAATTAACTTTACGATTTAAAGGGCCTCCCCTTCCAGCTACACAGTCGGTGAAACCAAAAAACAATGTGAAATATTGTGAAAATTAA